A segment of the Sulfitobacter sp. D7 genome:
ATGTGCGCCAGATCCGCAAGACCCCAATCGTGGTCAACGACGCGCGCTTTTTCTACGCCAACCGCTGCATCATTCCCTACATCAACGAAGGTGTGCGCATGGTGCAGGAGGGTGTTGAGCCTGCGCTGATCGAGAATGCGGCCAAGCTCGTCGGCATGCCGCTTGGGCCATTGCAGTTGATGGATGAGACCTCGATCGATCTGGGCGCCAAGATTGCCCGTGCCACCAAGGCGGCGATGGGGGCAGACTATCCCAACGACGATATCGACCCGCTGGTGTTCTGGATGGAGAAAGAGGGCCGTCTGGGCCGCAAGGCGAATGCCGGTTTCTACAGCTATGACGCCAAGGGCAAGCGGATCGGTCTGTGGCAGGGCATGGGCGACAAATACCCCGTGGCCGAGGAACAGCCCGATCTGATCGAAGTGCAGCACCGTCTGCTGTTCTCGCAGACGCTGGAAGCCGTGCGCGCGCTGGAAGAAGGCGTGTTGATGGACATCCGTGAGGGTGACGTCGGTGCGATCCTTGGCTGGGGCTTTGCGCCTTGGTCCGGTGGGCCGCTGAGCTGGCTTGACATGATCGGCGCGCCCTATGCGGCGGAGCGTTGTGATCAGTTGACCGAGAAGTTCGGTGAGCGGTTTGCATGCCCCGAGTTGCTGCGCGAGATGGCCCAGAAGAACCAGTCGTTCTACGGGCGGTTCAACCCGGGCGCCAGCAAGGCAGCATAAGAGATCGGGGCGCTTCGGCGCCCCTTTTTCGTAGAGGTATGAGGGCCATCGCCTGCCCGCGGGTCGGCGATCCAAGGTGGCCTCGTGCCACTTTATGGCGCAGCAGTGATGTGTGCCCGCAAAGTACCGCCCAGCCTCGCCAAATCGCCTAACCGGGGGGCGGGCAGGCGATGGCCCGGCGCCTGCGGCTTGATTCCGGGCCTAGGGGCCGTCGTCAGCGTAGCCAAATCGCGCGATATCCTCGGCGCAAACCTCCGCCACAATATCGCGCAACTCAGGCGTATAGGCCGCAGCTCCCTCAGAGGCATTCACTCGCGGCAATTCCAATTCAAAACCCAGATGCTCGAACAACGGCTGCGCATCCGCTGGGAAATGCTCCAACCGAATATAGAGATCACAACGCTCCCGCCCCGCCGCATCCGCCATATAGCGCCGCGCGGGCCAGGCGCGCAGGCTGGCCTGCGTCTGCGGATGCCGCAAAAACCCCGCGAAATCCGACTGCTTCGCCAGTCCCACCGCCGGATGATCAAACCCCTGCCCGCGCAGCCAGCGGTAATAGCTCGCCACCCGGTCCCAAGGGTTGCGCACCAGCGTGAAGCAAAACAGCCCATCCAACTCCTCAGGCCGCAGCAGCCCGTCGACATCCGCCAGCGTTGAGTGTTTCCAGAGCCGCCCCGCCGCCTGCACGCCTTGCAACCGCCGCCGCCGTTTCAGCGCCTTCGGCGTGTCACCCAGCATCAGGTCGTCCTTCATCGCCCGCCCTTCCAAAGCCAGCGCGAGCGAGGTGCCCCCCGTTTTGGGGATATGCACAAAGACATAGCGACGGCCCCGGCTGATGATCACTCCACCGCCTCCGGCGCGCGTAGGGTAGACGGCTCATCACTGCGCAGCGCGATGACCGCCCCCGCCAGTGCAATCAACGCCATGCCCGCAAAGCCCATGGGCGGCACCTGCTGGTCCCATAGGACATAGGCCCAAAAGCTGGCGAAAATCAGCAGGGAGTATTCGAAAATGGCGACATGTCCGGCCTCGCCCAATTGGTAGCCGCGCACCAGAAACCCGATGCCGATGAGCGAGCCTACCGCTTGCACCGCAATCCAGAACCACATCGCGCCATCCAGCGGCCCCCATGTGCGGCTGACGAAACCTTCGGGCCCTGCCACCTCCGCACCCGGCAAAACCATGACACCGATGCCGCCCATGACCGCCAACATGCCGAAAAAGCCTGCGGTCATGACCATCGTGCTCTCCCCTTCGCACCATGCCCGCGTCGCCACGGCGCCGATCGCATAGAGCGCCCCGGCCAAGAGCGGCAGAAAGGCCACGGGGTCAAGATCGCTCGGGTCGGGGCGGATCACCATCAACGCTCCGGCAAAGCCCACCGCCACGGCCCCCCACCGCCATGGCCCAACACGCTTGCCTTGGAACAGGGCCGAGATCATCAGCACGAAGAGCGGCGAGGTGAAAAGCCCGGCCACCACCACGCCGATGGGCAAAAAGGCCAGACAGCCGAAATAGATCAACATGGCTCCGGCCTGAAACAGGCTGCGGCCCGCCACGGCCCAGAACCGCTTTGGCCGCAGGATGCCGAAACCAAGGGCCGCCAGCACCATCAGAATGGCCACCGCCATAACACCGCGCACAAAATGAAACTGCCAGAGCGAGCCGCGCTCGGTTATGAAGGGGACGAAGTTATCCGTAAGCCCCAAAGCCGCCATACCGCTTACGGCGCAAAGCGCCGCCAAGCCTGATTTCACCGCTGCGTCTTGCATCTGCCCTCCTTTTCGCTCCTGCCCTCTTTTCAAAGTCACGTCGCGGCAGCAATACTCAACCCCAAATCGCAACCAATGCCTTGGGAGGGGTCACATGGGGTGGATGACGGATGAGCGCGGGCTTGAAAAATGCGCAGCGAATTTTGTGGCGCTAACGCCACTGTCGCATCTGCGCCGGGCGGCAGAGGTCTTCGCCGGGCAAACCGCGGTGATCTACGGTGACCACCGCGTCACCTATGCCCAGTACCATGACCGCTGCACCCGCCTTGCCGCCTTGTTGGCCGAGATCGGCGTGGCTCCGGGCGACGTGGTCGCGACCCTGATCCCCAACCTGCCCGCGCAGGCCGAGGCGCATTTTGGCGTGCCGGCCTGCGGGGCCGTGCTCAACACCATCAACATCCGCCTCGACCCTAAAACGGTGGCCTATATCCTCGACCACGGTGGGGCCAAGGTGCTGCTCGTCGATACCGAATTCCTGCCGCTGGCCGAAGACGCTTGCGCGCGGATGGACGGCACATGCCCTGCGATCATCGAAGTGCCCGACCCCGCCGTCGGCCTCCCTCCCAGCGGGCGGCATCCGCAATACGAAGACCTGCTGGCTGAGGCCAATCCGAACTTTAGCTGGATCATGCCCGACGACGAATGGGAGAGCCTCGCGCTGAACTATACCTCCGGCACCACCGGGCGGCCCAAGGGCGTGGTCTATCACCACCGCGGGGCCTATCTGATGACCATGGGCACGGTCGTCTCTTGGCAGATGGTGCTGCGCCCGGTTTTCATGCAGATCGTGCCGCTGTTTCACTGCAACGGCTGGAACCACACTTGGATGATGCCACTGCTGGGCGGCACGCTGGTCTGCTGCCGCGACATCACAGCGGGCGCGATCTATGACGCCATCGCGGATCACGGGGTCACCCATTTCGGCGGTGCGCCCATCGTGCTGAACATGCTGGTCAACGCGGGTGAGGAAAACCGACGCGCCTTCGATCACCCCGTCGAAGTCTTCACCGCAGGCGCGCCCCCTGCCCCCGCGACCTTGTCGAAGATCGAGAAACTGGGTTTTAACGTCACGCAGGTCTACGGGCTGACCGAGACCTTTGGCCATGTCACCGAATGTCTGTGGCAAGGCGATTGGGACGGGCTGCCCGAGGCTGAGCGCGCCGGGATCAAAGCCCGCCAAGGCATCGCCATGCCGATGATGGAAGAGATCACGGTGATGGACGCCGAGATGGCCCAGACCCCGCGCGACGGCACCGCACAGGGCGAAATCATGATCCGCGGCAATGCGGTAATGAAAGGCTACTTCAAGAACCCCGAGGCCACCGCCGAAGCCTTTGCGGGCGGTTACTTCCATTCCGGCGACATCGCGGTGCAGCATCCCGACGGCTATATCCAGATCGCCGACCGCGCCAAGGACATCATCATCTCCGGCGGAGAGAATATCTCAAGCGTTGAAGTCGAAGGCGTGCTGATGGGCCACGGCGCGGTCAATCTGGCTGCCGTGGTGGCCCAACCGCATGAAAAATGGGGCGAGGTGCCCTGCGCCTTTGTCGAGTTGAAGCCGGGGTCGGAGGCCAGCCAAGAGGCGCTGATCGCCTTTGCCCGCGAACGTCTTGCCGGGTTCAAAACGCCCAAGCGGGTGATTTTCGGGGAGTTGCCCAAGACCTCCACCGGGAAGATCCAGAAGTTTGAACTGCGCAAGCAGGCGGCGGACCTCTAAGGCGGGGCATTATGTCACCTGCCATTGCTGATCCCGCAGCGCGTGGTAGAGTGGCGAAAACTGACAGGCCCGCAGCAGAACCCCATGACCGCCTTGACAAAATACGCCCGGCTCGAAGCGACGGGCCTTTGGCGCGCCACGCCCGATGCGCAGCGGCGCGAGGTGATCGTCTCTATCGGTGATGCGACACTGGTGATCAGCGATCTCAAAGATCAGGCGCTGACCCATTGGTCGCTGGCTGCCGTCGACAGGACCAATCCCGGCCAGACCCCCGCGCTCTATCATCCGGACGGCGATCCGGGAGAGACGCTGGAACTGCCCGACAATGAAACCGAGATGATTGAGGCCATCGAAAAGCTGCGCCGCGCCATTAACCGCAGCCGCCCGAAGCCGGGCCGCTTGCGGTGGGTGGGCATGGTCGCCTCTGTCGCCGTGGTGGCGGCGCTGGCGGTCTTTTGGATGCCCGGCGCGCTGCGCGATCACGCGATCAAAGTGGTCCCAGAGGTCAAGCGCGTCTCATTGGGCACGGCGCTGCTGAAGCGGCTTGAACGGGTGTCCGGCCCCGCCTGCGAAAGCCCCGGCGGCAGTGCCGCGCTGTCGCGGCTCACCAAACGCTTGGAGGTGGGGCGCGTGGCGATCCTGCCCGATATGACCCGCGCCAGCCTGCATCTGCCGGGGCGTCTTATCGTACTCGACCGCGCGGTGCTGGAGGATTACGAAGAACCCGATGTTGCTGCGGGCTATGTGCTCACCGAAGATGTGGCACGCAGCGAACATGACCCGCTGCGCGCGCTGCTAGAGGCCGTGGGCCTGCGCGAAAACTTCCGCCTGCTGACCACCGGCGATATCTCTTCGGAAGCGCTGGACGCCTATGCCGAGCAACTGCTGATGCGCCCCGCCGCGACACCGAAAGTCGACGCCCAGTTGGCACGTTTTGCCAAGGCCGAGTTGCGCAGCAAACCCTATGCATTTGCCCGCGACATCACCGGCGAAAGCACCCTGCCCCTAATCGAAGGCGACCCGATGAACGGCAGGCTGACCGCGCCGCTGATGTTGGATGCCGATTGGCTGCGACTGCAAAGCATCTGCGGCGGCTGACTGAACGATCCGCCAAAGAAAAAGGCCAGCCGGGGGGACACCACGGCTGGCCTTTTTGCTTGTCCTTGCAATGCGCTTAGCGGCGCAGATAGGCGTCCCGGTATCCCGCCCGGCGCAGCTGACCAAGCGCCGCTTGGGCCGAGCCACCTGCGATGGGGCCCGCCTGAACGCTGTGATAGGTCTTGCCGCCGCGTGTCTGTTTGCCGATGCGGGCAGGCATGCCCATGGATGCGATCTGACGCGCCGCGCGCTGCGCATTGGCTGGGCTACCAAAGACACCAACCTGCACATAGCCTGCCTTGGTGCTGACCTGCGCCGCCGGGGCCGACCGGCTGGAATAGACCGGTGCAGCCTTAACCGGCGCGGTCTTCACCGGCGCTCTCTTGACGGGGCGGGCATCGCGGTGGATCGGCGCGGCATTGCGGTAGCGCAGAACACGTTTCACCACTTGGCCGTCCCGTTCAACAATCTTGACCACCCCCAGTTTGCGGCGCTGAGTTTCGATATCAAGATAGGGGTAGATCAGCGGCACTTTGGCGGTCACATCTTCGCCGGTGGCCTTGTTCACCAAACGGCGCGGCACGGTCTGGGTCCAGACCAGCAGCATATCGGCGCGGCCTTCCAAGGTCTGCTCGGCGCGGTGCGGGTTCAGACGGTCGTCCTCCCAGACCTTACGATAGCCGTGGGGAACTTTGACGTTTGTCGTGTTCAATCGGTTGATCGCCACATGTTTCGGCACGATCCGTGTTTGGGTGCCCACGGCCCGGGCAGGCGGCGCGCTGACCACCGGCGCCGCAACCACGGCGGGGGCGACGACACGTGCGGGCGCTGCGGCCACGCCGGGCATCATCCCTGCGCTACGGTAAGGCTGAGGGGCCGTGCCGCGCTGTGGGGTGGTGGGCGCAAGACGGCCTGTCACGATAGGTTCGGCCTGCGGGCCACAACGCACGCTATAGCCATCCCCGCGCCGCATATAGCGCTGCGACAGAGGCGAAGCGCCGGGGCAAGCGGTGACGAACCCAGCCGGTGCCGGAGCAGCCAGAGCGACGGGTTTGCTCGGCACCACGGGCACGGGGCGCGGTGCGGTTTCGCGCACGACTTTGGGGGCGGATGCGCGAACCGGGGCCGGAGCCACACGGCGCACCACCTTTTGCGGTGCGGGCCGGGCCACGGGGGCTTGCGGTTTCACCTTGGGCGCTTGCACTTCGGCGACGCGGGTCGGCGGCGTTTTGGCGGGGGCGGCTTCGACCTTGGTCTTCGCTGCTGTTGTCGCCTGTGCAGCCGCCACTTGCACGCCGTTCGTGGGCTGGAAACCACAGATCTGCTGGCGCGCGCGGCTCATGCGGGGGACCCATGACACATCGCCGTCGATGCCCGCACGGATGAACACACATCCCGCGCTGTCGACATATTGCTTGCCCTTGTAGGAAGACGGCGGAAACTCCGCTGGCTGGCTGCGGCTGTCTTGCGCTTGGGTCTGCGATCCGCCGACGCCCAAAGCGGCCACGATCACTGCCATGGCAATACTTTTGGTAAGTGTCATCTAATGCCCCCACACTATCTAGTAGAACGATGCCTCAGCGCGCGGCCTGAGTAAAGCACCACGCGCTGAATAGCGAAACTTACCGGATCACTTTGTGCCGAACATCCGGTCGCCCGCGTCGCCCAGACCCGGAATGATATAGCCCTTCTCGTTCAGCGCCTCATCCAGCGAGGCCGTGACGATGCGCACGTCCGGATGCGCGGCCTTCATCGTGGCCACACCTTCGGGCGAGGCGAGCAGGCAAAGGAAGATGATGTTGGTGGCCCCGGCCTCTTTCAGCAGGTTGATCGCCGCGACCGAGGAGTTGCCGGTGGCCAGCATCGGATCCACGGCAATGACCAGACGATCTTCCATCGCCTCGGGCACCTTGAAGTAATACTGCACCGGCTGCAGTGTCTCTTCGTCACGGTAGAGACCGACAAAACCGACCCGTGCCGAGGGGATCAGCTCCAGAACCCCGTCCATCAGCCCGTTACCCGCCCGCAGGATCGAGATCAGCGCAAGCTTCTTGCCGTCGAGCGTCGGCGCGTCCATCTCCTGCATCGGGGTCTCGACCCGTTTGGTCGTCATCGGCAGGCCGCGCGTCACCTCATAGGCCAAAAGCTGGCTGATCTCGCGCAGCAATTGCCGGAAGGCGGCGGTCGAGGTGGTTTTGTCGCGCATGATGGTCAGTTTGTGCTGCACCAGCGGATGGTCAACGATCGTCAGATGATTGGGGGTATCGGTCATGCGGCAGGCTCCTTTATTTGCCTCGCTTCTAGCCGCACAAGCGCCCCGCTCGCAAGCAAAGGCTGCGCGGCTAGGCGGGCACCTTTACCCCCAGATGCCCGGCGACAAGCGCCGCCACATCGGCAAAGCCGATCTGACCCAGCTCCCCTGCCCCGGTCCCGGCGACCAGCACCGGCACCCTTTCGCGCGTGTGATCGCTGCCTGCCCATGTCGGATCATTCCCGTGATCCGCCGTCACGACCAGCATGTCCCCCTCGCGCAGCGCGGCGATCACCTTGCCGATCTCGGTGTCGAACCACTCCAACGCGCGGGCATAGCCCGACACATCGCGGCGGTGACCATAAAGGCTGTCGAACTCCACGAAATTGGCAAAGGTCAGGCTGCCGTCTTCGGCCTCTTCCACCAGATCATGCAGGTGTTCCATCAGCTTGGCATCCGGCCCTTTGCGCAATTCATCAATGCCTTGCATGGTAAAGATGTCGCCGATCTTGCCCACCGCGTAGACCCGCCCACCGGCGTTTTGCACCCAATTGGTCAGCACTGGTTTCGGCGGCATGATGGCATAGTCGCGGCGGTTCGCGGTGCGCTGGAATGCGCCCGGTTCGCCGGTGAAAGGCCGCGCGATGACACGGCCCACCTTCATCTCATGCAGGCGGGGTGCGATGTCTTCGCAAAGCTTCAGCAAACGGTCGAGGCCAAAGGTCTCTTCATGCGCGGCGATCTGGAAAACACTGTCGGCTGAGGTATAGCAGATCGGCCAGCCGCTTTCGCAATGCGCCGCCCCCAGCCGCTCAATGATCGCCGTGCCCGAGGCATGACAATTGCCCAAGATGCCATCGGTGCCCGCCAGCCGCGCGACCTCTTCGGTCAGGTCGGCCGGAAAGGCCGGTGTTTCATCCGGGAAGTATTGCCAAGCCCAAGGCACCGGCAACCCCGCCAATTCCCAATGACCCGAAGGGGTATCCTTGCCCTGCGAAACCTCCGTCGCAGCACCCCAGCGGCCCTCTGGGGTCGCTCCCAAACCCGGCGCTTCCATCCCGCTGGCGAGCGTCAGCGCGGCACCCAGCCCCAACCGGTCAAGATGCGGCAGGACAAGCGGTCCGCTGCGGCCCTCTTCGGCCTCTCCCGCGGCACAGGACTGCGCGATATGGCCCAGCGTGTTGGCCCCGGTATCGGGCAGATCGCCGTTAAAGAAATCCCCGGCGTCCGGCGCGCCGCCGATGCCCACGGAATCGATCACGACCAAGAATGCACGTCCCATCAGCCGATCCTTTCCAAAATCAATTCCGGCGCTTTGATCGGCGTATCGCCCAGCGTAATTGCCGCCAAAACCGCCGCCTCTGCCGCATCCGCCGCCTCTGGCCCCGCCGCATGGATCAGTGCCAAGGGCTGGCCCGCAGGGACCTCATCGCCCAAGCGCAGCACTTCCGACAGGCCCACTGCCGGGTCGATCTGGTCCGCTTCAATCACCCGGCCACCGCCAAGATTGACCACCGCCATCCCAAGCGCCGCGCCGTCGATCTCGCTGACGGTGCCGCCGCGCGGCGCAGGCACAGCGCGGATCACCGGAGCTTTGGGCAGGATGCGCCCCCAGTTTTCGGCGAAATCGGCGGGCGCGCCCATGGCGCTCAGCATCCGAGTGAAATGTTCCAATGCGCGGCCATCGCGGACCGCCGCGCGCAGGGCATCGGCCCCGGCCTCGGCACTCGCGGCCAGTCCGCCATTGGCGAGCAGACCGCCCCCCAGTTCAGCCGTTACATCAAGGATTGGCCCGGTGGCCGCTCCGGTTAACACCCGCATCACCTCGGCCACTTCCAGCGCGTTGCCAAGGCTCGGCACCAGCGGCTGGTTCATGTCGCTGATCACCGCCGTTGTGGGGCAACCCGCCGCCGTGGCGGTGCCGCTCAGCGCTTCGGCCAAGGCGCGCGCCTGCGACAGTTCTTTCATGAAAGCGCCCGAGCCGACCTTTACATCCAGCACCAGCCCATCCAGCCCAGCGGCGAGCTTTTTCGACAGGATCGAGGCGGTGATCAGATCGAGCGAATCCACGGTCGAAGTCACATCCCGCACCGCATAAAGCCGCCGATCCGCCGGGGCGATGTCGCCGCTGGCGCTGACGATGGCGCAGCCCACCTCCCGCACGACCGCGCGAAACTGTGCCTCTTCCAATTGCGTGCTAACGCCGGGGATCGCCTCCAGCTTATCCAGCGTGCCGCCCGTGTGCCCCAAACCCCGGCCCGAGATCATCGGCACGTAAGCGCCGCAAGCCGCCAGCGCCGGGGCAAGGATCAGCGACACGCAATCGCCCACGCCGCCTGTGGAATGTTTGTCGAGCACCGGACCGTCCAAATCCCAGTCCAACACCTGCCCCGAATCGCGCATCGCAAGGGTCAAGGCCACCCGGCCCTGCTGGTCCAATCCATTGAGGCAGATGCCCATGGCAAAGGCCCCGGCCTGCGCGTCGCTGACACGGCCGTCGGCCAGCGCTCGGGCCATCCACGTCAGCGCCTCTGCGTCCAATGCCTCTCCATGGCGCAGCCGCGCCAGAATGTCCCGCGCGCTCATGAGGTTAACCCTGCATATGGGCGGCGCCAAAGGCCCCCGGAAGCAGGTCGCCCATGGTCATCTGCTGCTCTTTGCCCGCCACGGTCGCCATGGTCACCGACACCTTGTCGCCCGAAAACTCGGCCAGTTTCTGACGGCAGCCGCCGCAGGGGGTCACCGGCAGATCGCTGCCCGCCACCACATAGACCTCGGCGATGTCACGCTCGCCCGCTGCGACCATGGCGGCAATCGCCCCAGCCTCGGCACAGGTGCCCTGCGGGTAGGCGACGTTTTCGACATTGCAGCCGCTGAATACCGCGCCCGACGCCGTGCGGATCGCCGCACCGACCTTGAAATTCGAATAGGGCGCATGGGCATTTTCCCGCACCATCACAGCCGCTTCGCGCAAATCAGTCATTAGGCTCTCCCCTTTTCTCGGACTATAGGAAATTGCCCCGCCCTGTGCGATGCAAAACCACATGTCACCTCAATCGCCTCATAAAGCCTGCGTAAAATGACCTGCAAGGACGACGCTGGGGCAAAGCCACCCGCCGCCAAGACCGACCCGCCCAAATGCCGCTTTGCTTGCGCGCAAAAATTAGTTTAACGCTAAACCATTATTCGGGAGGAGCATGAACGATGTCCGACACCCCCAACTTGCGCCAAGCAGCATTGGACTACCACGAACACCCCCGGCCCGGTAAGCTGGAGGTCCGCGCGACCAAACCGCTGGCCAATGGCCGCGATCTGGCGCGCGCCTATTCGCCCGGCGTGGCCGAGGCCTGCATCGAGATCAAGAACGACCCCGACACCGCCGCCCGCTATACCTCGCGCGGCAATCTGGTGGCCGTGGTCACCAATGGCACCGCGGTGCTGGGGCTGGGCAATATCGGCGCGCTGGCCTCGAAACCGGTGATGGAGGGCAAGGCCGTGCTCTTCAAGAAATTCGCCAATATCGACTGTTTCGACATCGAGCTGGACCAAGCCGACCCCGAAAAATTGGCCGAGATCGTCTGCGCGATGGAGCCGAGTTTCGGCGCGATCAACCTCGAAGACATCAAAGCCCCCGATTGTTTCGTCGTCGAGAAAATCTGCCGTGAGCGAATGAACATCCCCGTTTTCCACGATGACCAACACGGCACCGCCATCGTCGTCGGCGCGGCTGCGAAAAACGCGCTACATGTGGCGGGTAAGAAGTTCGAGGACATCAAGATCGTCTCGACCGGTGGCGGGGCGGCGGGGATCGCCTGCCTCAACATGCTGCTAAAGCTGGGCGTGAAGCGCGAGAACGTCTGGCTGTGTGACATCAACGGGCTGGTCTATGAAGGCCGGACCGAGGACATGAACCCCAGCAAAGCGGAATATGCGCAGAAGTCCGATCTGCGCACGCTGGACGATGTGATCGACGGGGCGGACCTTTTTCTTGGCCTGTCGGGCCCCGGCGTGCTGTCGCCTGAAATGGTCGCGAAGATGGCCAAACGCCCGATCATCTTTGCGCTGGCGAACCCGACGCCCGAAATTCTACCCGATCTTGCCCGCGCCGTGGCACCCGACGCGATTATCGCCACAGGGCGCAGCGATTTTCCCAACCAAGTCAACAACGTGCTCTGCTTCCCCTTCATCTTCCGGGGCGCGCTGGATGTGGGCGCGACCACGATCAACGACGAGATGAAGATCGCCTGTATCGATGGTATCGCCGCCCTCGCCCGCGCGACGACAAGTGCCGAGGCGGCAGCAGCCTATCAGGGCGAGCAACTGACTTTTGGCGCGGAATACCTGATCCCGAAACCCTTCGATCCGCGCCTCATCGGTGTGGTATCCTCTGCCGTGGCCAAGGCCGCGATGGAGACGGGCGTGGCGGCGCGGCCCATCGAAGACCTCGACGCCTATAAACGCAAACTCGACGGGTCGGTGTTCAAATCCGCGCTGATCATGCGCCCGGTCTTTGAATCCGCCCGCTCCTCCCCCCGCCGTCTGGTCTTTGCCGAAGGCGAGGACGAGCGCGTGCTGCGCGCAGCGCAAGCGATCATCGAAGAGACGGTGGAACGGCCCATCCTCATTGGCCGCCCCGAGGTGATCGAACGGCGCATCG
Coding sequences within it:
- a CDS encoding phosphopentomutase, with the protein product MGRAFLVVIDSVGIGGAPDAGDFFNGDLPDTGANTLGHIAQSCAAGEAEEGRSGPLVLPHLDRLGLGAALTLASGMEAPGLGATPEGRWGAATEVSQGKDTPSGHWELAGLPVPWAWQYFPDETPAFPADLTEEVARLAGTDGILGNCHASGTAIIERLGAAHCESGWPICYTSADSVFQIAAHEETFGLDRLLKLCEDIAPRLHEMKVGRVIARPFTGEPGAFQRTANRRDYAIMPPKPVLTNWVQNAGGRVYAVGKIGDIFTMQGIDELRKGPDAKLMEHLHDLVEEAEDGSLTFANFVEFDSLYGHRRDVSGYARALEWFDTEIGKVIAALREGDMLVVTADHGNDPTWAGSDHTRERVPVLVAGTGAGELGQIGFADVAALVAGHLGVKVPA
- a CDS encoding DMT family transporter, with the protein product MQDAAVKSGLAALCAVSGMAALGLTDNFVPFITERGSLWQFHFVRGVMAVAILMVLAALGFGILRPKRFWAVAGRSLFQAGAMLIYFGCLAFLPIGVVVAGLFTSPLFVLMISALFQGKRVGPWRWGAVAVGFAGALMVIRPDPSDLDPVAFLPLLAGALYAIGAVATRAWCEGESTMVMTAGFFGMLAVMGGIGVMVLPGAEVAGPEGFVSRTWGPLDGAMWFWIAVQAVGSLIGIGFLVRGYQLGEAGHVAIFEYSLLIFASFWAYVLWDQQVPPMGFAGMALIALAGAVIALRSDEPSTLRAPEAVE
- a CDS encoding thymidine phosphorylase, with amino-acid sequence MSARDILARLRHGEALDAEALTWMARALADGRVSDAQAGAFAMGICLNGLDQQGRVALTLAMRDSGQVLDWDLDGPVLDKHSTGGVGDCVSLILAPALAACGAYVPMISGRGLGHTGGTLDKLEAIPGVSTQLEEAQFRAVVREVGCAIVSASGDIAPADRRLYAVRDVTSTVDSLDLITASILSKKLAAGLDGLVLDVKVGSGAFMKELSQARALAEALSGTATAAGCPTTAVISDMNQPLVPSLGNALEVAEVMRVLTGAATGPILDVTAELGGGLLANGGLAASAEAGADALRAAVRDGRALEHFTRMLSAMGAPADFAENWGRILPKAPVIRAVPAPRGGTVSEIDGAALGMAVVNLGGGRVIEADQIDPAVGLSEVLRLGDEVPAGQPLALIHAAGPEAADAAEAAVLAAITLGDTPIKAPELILERIG
- a CDS encoding sulfotransferase family 2 domain-containing protein, with translation MIISRGRRYVFVHIPKTGGTSLALALEGRAMKDDLMLGDTPKALKRRRRLQGVQAAGRLWKHSTLADVDGLLRPEELDGLFCFTLVRNPWDRVASYYRWLRGQGFDHPAVGLAKQSDFAGFLRHPQTQASLRAWPARRYMADAAGRERCDLYIRLEHFPADAQPLFEHLGFELELPRVNASEGAAAYTPELRDIVAEVCAEDIARFGYADDGP
- a CDS encoding AMP-binding protein, whose amino-acid sequence is MGWMTDERGLEKCAANFVALTPLSHLRRAAEVFAGQTAVIYGDHRVTYAQYHDRCTRLAALLAEIGVAPGDVVATLIPNLPAQAEAHFGVPACGAVLNTINIRLDPKTVAYILDHGGAKVLLVDTEFLPLAEDACARMDGTCPAIIEVPDPAVGLPPSGRHPQYEDLLAEANPNFSWIMPDDEWESLALNYTSGTTGRPKGVVYHHRGAYLMTMGTVVSWQMVLRPVFMQIVPLFHCNGWNHTWMMPLLGGTLVCCRDITAGAIYDAIADHGVTHFGGAPIVLNMLVNAGEENRRAFDHPVEVFTAGAPPAPATLSKIEKLGFNVTQVYGLTETFGHVTECLWQGDWDGLPEAERAGIKARQGIAMPMMEEITVMDAEMAQTPRDGTAQGEIMIRGNAVMKGYFKNPEATAEAFAGGYFHSGDIAVQHPDGYIQIADRAKDIIISGGENISSVEVEGVLMGHGAVNLAAVVAQPHEKWGEVPCAFVELKPGSEASQEALIAFARERLAGFKTPKRVIFGELPKTSTGKIQKFELRKQAADL
- the upp gene encoding uracil phosphoribosyltransferase → MTDTPNHLTIVDHPLVQHKLTIMRDKTTSTAAFRQLLREISQLLAYEVTRGLPMTTKRVETPMQEMDAPTLDGKKLALISILRAGNGLMDGVLELIPSARVGFVGLYRDEETLQPVQYYFKVPEAMEDRLVIAVDPMLATGNSSVAAINLLKEAGATNIIFLCLLASPEGVATMKAAHPDVRIVTASLDEALNEKGYIIPGLGDAGDRMFGTK
- a CDS encoding SPOR domain-containing protein; the protein is MTLTKSIAMAVIVAALGVGGSQTQAQDSRSQPAEFPPSSYKGKQYVDSAGCVFIRAGIDGDVSWVPRMSRARQQICGFQPTNGVQVAAAQATTAAKTKVEAAPAKTPPTRVAEVQAPKVKPQAPVARPAPQKVVRRVAPAPVRASAPKVVRETAPRPVPVVPSKPVALAAPAPAGFVTACPGASPLSQRYMRRGDGYSVRCGPQAEPIVTGRLAPTTPQRGTAPQPYRSAGMMPGVAAAPARVVAPAVVAAPVVSAPPARAVGTQTRIVPKHVAINRLNTTNVKVPHGYRKVWEDDRLNPHRAEQTLEGRADMLLVWTQTVPRRLVNKATGEDVTAKVPLIYPYLDIETQRRKLGVVKIVERDGQVVKRVLRYRNAAPIHRDARPVKRAPVKTAPVKAAPVYSSRSAPAAQVSTKAGYVQVGVFGSPANAQRAARQIASMGMPARIGKQTRGGKTYHSVQAGPIAGGSAQAALGQLRRAGYRDAYLRR
- a CDS encoding cytidine deaminase: MTDLREAAVMVRENAHAPYSNFKVGAAIRTASGAVFSGCNVENVAYPQGTCAEAGAIAAMVAAGERDIAEVYVVAGSDLPVTPCGGCRQKLAEFSGDKVSVTMATVAGKEQQMTMGDLLPGAFGAAHMQG